In Actinomadura luteofluorescens, the sequence GGCCTTCGCGGGCCGCACCCTCGGCAAGGCCGTGCTCGATCTGCGCGTGGAGAACGCCAGGTCCGCCAAGTCCAGGGCGCTGCGCCGTTCGCTGGTGACCACGGCGGGCGGCACCGGCCTCTACTGCACCGCGTGGATCCTCCTCCTGCACGGCCTCTTCTTCCTCTCCCTCGTCACCTGGCTGGCGGCCGTCGCGGTGTTCCTCGCCAACAGCGCGCCGACCCTCGTCGGCGCCCGCCGCCGCGCCCTTCCCGATGTGGTGGCGGGCACGGCTCTGGTCCGCGCGGACGGGTACCGGCGGGCCGCCGAGGCCGCGCGGCAGGGCGCCGTCCTCGCCTGGGACGGCACGCAGGCGGCGGGCCAGGTCGCGGGCCAGGCCGTCCGTGAGAACGCCGCCCGCATCGCCCAGGCCGAATCGATGCAGCGCGCCCTGCAGTCGGAGCGCGCCCGGCAGATGCAGGACCTGGGCCGGCGGTCGGCCGCCCGGGTGCAGGGTGCGGTGCAGGGCGAACGAGCGCAGCAGGTCGGCGAGGCGGGCAGGCGCGCCGGCGGCCGGCTCAGGAACGCCTACCAGGAGCGCCGGGCCGCCCGGCGGCAGCCGCTGCCCCAGCAGCCGGAGCGGCCGGCTCTCCCTCCGCCCGCACCGCACTACGACCCCTACGCCCCGCCCGGCCAGTACATCCAGCCCGGACAGTACGGCCAACCCGGCCAGCCCGGCCAGCCCGGCCAGCCCGGCCAGTACGGCCCGCCCGGCCAGTACGAGCCGCCGCAGCAGCAGTAGCGGCGCAGAGCTTTCGCGGGGCCGACGAAGTCCTACCGAATCCCCCCACCTCGCCCTTTGCTCACTCTTAGTAGTCATTACGTTACATAGAGCATGGGTCGGGGAGGATCGCTACGCAAGTATCGGATGCCGGAGCGAAAGGGATGATCATGAAGAGGTGTCTTGCGGTTCTGGTTCTCGCCGCCGGGACGACGATGGCCGGGATGACCGGCCTGTCCGCCACGGCGTCGGCCGCCACGGCGTCCGGCGAGCCGATGAAGGGCCACGACCACCACTGCTGCTGTGAGCACAACGTCAACAAGAACGTGAACATCAATATCAACGGCTGACGCGACGGCCGTCCCCGCCCGGCGGTCCTTCCGGCGGGCGGCCATCTGGCGGAGACCGCGCGGTCTCCGCCAGATCGTCACTCCGCCAGGGCGTCCAGCTGCGGTTCCAGCGCCACGGGCGCGGCGAGGCGGTTGTCGACCGCCGCGTGGGGCACCGGAGGCGGCGTCCCGGGCAGCATCCGGGCGACGAAGGCGTCGAACGCGGCCAGCTTGGCGGTGTCGCGCGGCGACCCCCGCCGCTCCAGCCGGTGCCGGAGGGTCTCGGCGTCCGTCCGGATCCAGACGAGACGCACCGGCGGCCCGCCGAGGGAGGCGACCCACGCGCTCCAGCGCTCCGCGTCCCGGATGTGGCCGGTGAACGGGCCGCTCAGCAGCACCGGGCAGCCGTGCGACCGGATCTCCCGCGCCGTGGCCGTCATCCCCCCGTACTCGTGCGGCTTGACGTGCTCGTCGTACCAGGGGCCCTCGCGCTCACCGGGATCGCGGGAGGCCGCCGCGAGCGTCGCCTTCACGAAGGGCCCGAACATCGTGTCCTTGTCCAGCAGCGCAGGCACGGGACGCAGCCGCCGCAGCAGCAGGTCCGCGACCGTGGTCTTGCCGGAGCCCGGCGGGCCCGCCACCACCCAGGCCGGGGCGGGCGTCATGTCGACAGGCGCAGGCGGCGGGTCGCCAGCCGCTCGATGCGCGCCTCGTCGATCTCGTGGCCGAGGCCGGGCTGCGTGAGCGGGACGCCGACGACGCCGCCGGACGAGCGCACCGGGGGCGTCACGAACACCGGACCGCCGGCCGGATCGGACACGTCGCTCGGCAGCGTGCACCCCGGCAGGGCCGCGAGCGCGACCGCGGCGGCCTGCCCGATGCCGAACGCGCCGCAGCCGCTGCACCACACGTCCCATCCCGCCGCGTAGGCGAGGTCGTGGGCGCTGCGGGCCGCGGTCAGCCCGCCGAGCCGGTCGAGGCGCAGGTGCAGCGCGCGGCCCGCCTGCAGCGACAGGGCCGCGTCCAGCGTCTCCAGATCGCCCACGTCCGGGGCCACGGCGGTGCCCACCCGCGTCTGGAGCCGGGCGTGCGCGGCGAGGTCGCCGCCGGGGAACGGCCGCTCGATCGCGGCCAGGCCGTAGGCGTCCAGCGCCTCCAGCGCCGCCAGGTGCTCCGGCGACTCGGTGTAGGCGTGGCCCGCGTCGGCGACGAGCGCCAGAGCCGGGTACGCCTGCCGGATCGCGCGGACGGGCTCGACGTCCCAGCCCGGCCGGACGTCCAGCGTGACGCGGGTGTGGCCCGCTCCAACGGCCTTGTTGACGCGGGCCGTGACGGTGTCGATCGCCGGCTCGGGGGAGATCCGCGCGCCCGTCACGATGGAGGTGCGGGTGCCGCCGAGCGCGTGCGCGAGCGGCAGCCCCCGCGTCCGGCACCACAGGTCCCAGCAGGCCGTGTCGACGGCCGCCGCGGCCTCCCGCGCGCCGAGGTCGGCGGCGGCGGACACGTCCTCGGGCCGGTCCCAGTCGAGCCCGATGAGGGCCGGGCCCATGCGCGTCTCGATGTCCGCCCACGCGGCGCCGGGGTCCCCGGCCCCGTCCTGGACGGCCATCTCGCCCCAGCCGACGGCGTCGTCGCCGGCCAGGCGGACGAGGACGCTCTCCGGCCGCCGCCCGCGCGGCATCGTCACGCGGAAGGCGTCGCAGCCGTGGATCCGAGGCACCGCACCAGCCCTTCGAAGTAGGGGTCCTCCCTCAATGATCCCCCCTCCCCGGACCGGGAAGGACAATTCACGCGGGTCAGGACCGCCTCGGCGGGACGGGCGCCGGCCGCGGGCCGGTCCGGGCGGTCAGGGGCAGCTGGTCTCCAGCGACACCGGCTTGGAACTGGGCTTGGACGGCTCGCCGCCGTCCTGCGGGTCCGGAGAGGCGGTGGGCGAGGTCGTGGGCGAGGCGGTCGGGGTGCCGCTCGGCTTGGAGCTGACCTGCCGCGGGTCGCTGTTGACCGCGTCGGACGCCAGGGTGCGGATCTTGTCGAAGTCCGGGTTCCCGGTGTAGATCAGCGGCGGGACGAACTGCAGGCTCCTGATCTGCGCGCCGTTCTTGACCCGGTTCGACAGCTTCATCAGCGCGGGCAGCAGTTCCTGTGGAATGTCGGTCGACAGCGTCCGCTTGGCCGCCGCGGCGAGTTTGTCGAAACTGGTGAGCACGGTCTGCGGGTCGGCCTGCTCGGCGATCGCCCGCATCAGGCATTTCTGGCGGCTCATCCGCACGTAGTCGCTGCTGTTGGTGCGCGACCGCCCGTACCAGAGGGCCTCCTTGCCCTTCAGCGTCCGGTAGCCGGGCTGCAGGACGCCGCCCTGCAGCCCGTACGGGATCGGCTCGGTGATCTTGAGCTTGACGCCGCCCATGGCGTCGACGATGTCGGCGAAGCCGAACATGTCGACGAGGATGTAGTAGTCCACGCGCAGGCCGAGAACGCCGGCGACGGTGGCCTTCAGGAGTTCGGGGCCGCGGCGCTTCTTGGCGACGCCGGGCACCACGTCGGGGTGGTTCTCGGCATACTCGTAGACCTCGTTGAGCAGGCCCGGGTTCTGCGGGCCGTCGCCGGTGAAGCCGTAGGGGAAGCGGTCGCGGGCCGGGCCGGGCGGCATCGGGAACCGTTCCAGGTTCCGCGGCAGGCTCAGCAGCACCGTGTCGCCCGTCTTGGTGTCGACGCTCGCGAGCGTCACGCTGTCGGTGCGCACGCCGGTGCGGTCGGCGGCGGAGTCGCCGCCGAGCAGCAGGATGTTGACGCGCGGCTGGCCGTTGAACGGGTCCTTGGTGTCGACGGGCTTGCCGTTCTCGCTGCCGGTGCGGAAGATGCTGGTCAGCGCGTCCCGGTACACGTAGGTGCTGTGCGCGGACCACGCCACCGGCACCGCGACGGCGAAGCACATCACCGCGACGGCGGCGGCGCCGAGCGTCCGGGCGCCCGCGGCGAGGCGAGTCGGGCGCAGCAACAGGTAGGAGCGGACGACGACGAGGATCCACAGCACGCCGAGCGCGACGAGCGCGGCGGAGGCCCGCTGGAGCACCGCGGGCTGGACGGCGTAGTGGACCAGGTCGGAGCGGTAGAGCGTGGCCGCGCCCGCGAGGGCGGCGACGATCGCCGCGTACAGCGCGAGCAGCAGCCCGCCGGCGACCCGGCGGCCCGTGACGAAATGCGCGACCCCCCAGACCAGGGCGGACGCGAGCGTCAATGCCAGCGCGCGGGGAAGGCCCCCGGCTCCGCCGGAGGTACCCTCATCGTCCCTGTTCCGGGCACGCCCACTCGGCGACCGACCCATGTACGCTCCGATTCCCACCCACAGTGAATTAAGCCTCGGCTCACATTATGGACGCGTCGAACCGGGCAAAGGTTGCGTAAGAGTCGATCGCATGCGAGCGGGTGTGGCCTTTGGTGCAGATCGTCAGGATAGTGAATCCACCGCCCTTAGGGGACCCGTACTGATGATCACGTAGTGGGCAGGGAACCAGTGCGTGGGCGGCCGTCAACGGCGGAACGATCACCAGCAGGCAGAAGACCGCGACGGTGGTGCCGCCCGCGAGCCGCCACAGCGGCGAGAGCCCGTCCGGGAGCAGCACGGTGTAGGAGTGGACGATCAGCCCCGCCCACAGGGCCGCGACGAGCACGCAGCCGGCCGTCAGCGCCGCCAGCCACGCGGGCCGCGCCGCCGCCTGCGTCAGGAGCGGGCGGCCGTGCCCGGCCGCCAGGGCCGCCGTGGTCAGCGCCAGCGCCTGGACGGCCAGCAGCGCCGTCCCGAGCCGCACGCGCCCGGCCCGCAGGTGCGCGATGCCCGGCAGGGCCGGGGACACCGCGGCGATCAGCAGCGCCTCGGCCAGCCCCCGCAGCGCCGCCTCCCGCGCCCGGCGCTCCCGCTCGCGGTCCCGGACCGCCGGGCCCGGCGCATCCGCCGGCAGCGGCCGCGCCCCGGCCCCGATCGGCCCGCCGTCGACCATGGTGCGCCCCCTTCAGGGACGGAGACCCCTCTCCGTTCCCGACGTAAGAGAGTGCAGGTCAGCGAGCTGATCAGGGGGCGAAGGCGGCGGCGTGTCGCGAAAAGCGGCGGCGTCCGGCGGTGCGGAGGGGGCGCCCTTTACCAGCTGCTGGACAGCGGCTTGCCCTCGGCGTAGCCGGACGGGCTCTGGATCCCGATCACGGCGCGCTCGTGGAACTCCTCCAGGGTCCGCGCGCCCGCGTAGGTGCACGAGCTGCGCAGCCCCGCCACGATCGAGTCGATCAGGTCCTCCACGCCGGGCCGCTGCGGGTCCAGGAACATCCGGGAGGTGGAGATGCCCTCCTCGAACAGGGCCTTGCGGGCCCGGTCGAAGGGGGAGTCCTCGGCGGTGCGCAGCCGCACCGCCCGGGCGGACGCCATGCCGAAGCTCTCCTTGTAGAGCCGCCCGTCCGCGGCCCGCTGCAGGTCGCCCGGCGACTCGTAGGTGCCGGCGAACCACGAGCCCACCATCACGTTCGCGGCGCCCGCCGCGAGAGCCAGCGCGACGTCGCGCGGATGCCGGACGCCGCCGTCCGCCCACACGTGGCGGCCGAGCCGGCGCGCCTCGGCCGCGCACTCCAGAACCGCGGAGAACTGCGGGCGGCCGACGCCCGTCATCATGCGGGTGGTGCACATCGCGCCGGGGCCCACGCCGACCTTGACGATGTTGGCGCCCGCCTCGATCAGGTCGCGGGTGCCCTCGGCGGTCACCACGTTCCCGGCGACGACCGGGACGGCGGGGTCCAGCGCCCGGACCGCGGCGAGTGCGCTGATCATCTTGTCCTGGTGGCCGTGCGCGGTGTCGACGACGAGCAGGTCGGCGCCCGCCTCCAGCAGCGCCTTGGCCTTGCCGGCGACGTCGCCGTTCACGCCGACCGCCGCCGCGACGCGCAGCCGGCCCCGGGCGTCCACGGCCGGCCGGTAGAGCGTGGCGCGCAGCGCGCCGGTGCGGGTGAGGACGCCGGCGAGGCGGCCCTCGGCGTCCACGACGGGGGCGAGGCGGTGGCCGCGCTCGTGCAGCCGGTTGAACGCCTCCCGCGGGTCGACGCCGGCGGGCAGCGTGACCAGGTCGCGGGACATGATGTCTCGGAGCTGGGCGAACCGGTCCACGCCCATGCAGTCGGCCTCGGTGACGACGCCCACCGGACGGTCGTCCTCGACGACGATCACCGCGTTGTGGGCCCGCTTGGGCAGCAGCGCCAGCGCGTCGCCCGCCGTGCTGGACGGATCCAGCCGGATGGCGGTGTCCACGACCAGGTCGCGGCCCTTGACCCACTCGATGACCTCGGCGACGACGTCGACCGGGATGTCCTGCGGGAGCACCGCGACGCCGCCGCGCCGGGCGGCGGTCTCGGCCATCCGGCGGCCGGACACGGCCGTCATGTTGGCGACCACGAGCGGGATCGTGGTCCCGCTGCCGTCCGAGGCGGCCAGATCGACCTCCAGGCGCGACCCCACCGAGGAACGGCGGGGGACCATGAAGACGTCGTTGTAGGTGAGGTCGTGAGCGGAACGCTCACCGTTCAGCAGGTGCACGGCAGTACTACACACCAATCGCGTTCGCAGTGGCTGGGCCACCGTACATTGTCAGTCATACCCGGCCGTGCTCCCGCCAAGGCCGCCGGCCGGACGTTCCGGAACGCCTCCGCCATCGCGGGCAGAGCCCGTGACCAGGGGTGATGACACTGTGTCCCCGGAGGGCGTCGAGTGTCGTCTCCGCCCGTCTTCCCACCTCCTTGCAGGGATAACGAAAGTGGGCCCGTGCACCTGGTGGAAAACGGTGCAACGTGAGGCTTGGCTCTCTGTAAAGTTACCTCTTGACGTAACTGCGCCCCCGATGCACTTTTCTTACATGTGCCTCGCGCGGACGGCGGATCCGCCGTAGGGGGTGGGTCAGAAGAAACCGGGAGAAGCGCATGCAGGTCACGCACGTGGACCCGGTCGGCCATGCCCGCCCGCGCCGCGGGCCGCCCCGGCCGGGCGGCGACCGCCGGTGCGGCCACGGCCGTCCGGCGCGTCCCCCTCCGGTTCGTGTCGCGCCGCACGCGCGGCGCGGACGCGGACGCGTTGCGCTTTCGGACAGGTTTGTGCGGCATTTGAAACGTCACCGCCCGGAACCGGTCACCGACGCTTCGACGGCCGCCGGGCAGGGCGAACACGAGCAAGATCATATTTGACGTCATACCGTCCTGAAATGGAATGATCTTGCAGTTGCTGGCAAAACGATTCATCACATGTCGAGGAGGAGAGCCGTGCTGGATGCGGTCGACGCCGTGCTCGTCCGCGAGCTCCAGCGGGATGGCAGGGCGACGTTCCAGGCGCTGGCCGATCGCGTCGGGCTTTCCCGCACGGCGGTGCGGGCACGGGTGCAGCACCTTCTCGAAACCCAGGTCGTCCGCGTCGTCGGCATCGTGCACGCCGCCGTCGTCGGCGCGGAGGCGATCGGGCACGTGTCGGTCACCGTGGCGGGCTCGGCGAGGGAGGTGGCCGAGTCCGTCGCCGAGCGCGCCGCGGTCAGCTTCACCGCGCTGACCGCGGGGCCGTACGACCTGGTCGCCCAGGTGCGCACCCGCGACGACGCCGCGCTCGCCGCCGAGGTGGACCACATCAGGTCCGTCGCGGGAGTCCGCGCGGCCGAGGTGTTCCGGTCGGTGTCCACCGTGCGCGACACGCACGCGGTGGTGCGCGAGCTCGGCGAGGTCACCCTCGACGACATCGACTGGCGGCTGCTGCACGAGCTGCAGCGCGACGGCCGCGCCCCCTACACCCGGCTCGCGCACGTCATCGGCCTCTCGCAGGCCGCCACCCGGGCCCGGGTGGTCAGGCTCATGCGCACGGGCGTCATCCAGGTGACCGGCCTCGCCGACCCCCTGGCGCTCGGCGCCGCGGAGCTCGGCGGGTTCGGTCTGGTGGTGACGGGCGGGCTGCGCAAGGTCGCCGACGCGGTCGCCGCTCAGGACGGCGTCCGCTACCTGGCGACCGGATTCGGCCGCTACGACATCGTCGGGCAGGTCGAGGCGGCCTCCCGCGCCGAGCTGGTGGCCGTGTTCGACGCCATCCGGTCGGTGACCGGGGTGACGGTGAGGGAGTCCTGGCACCACCTCGACGTGGTGAAGGAGTCCTACGCCGTCCAGCTGCCCGAGCAGCCCCTCAACGGGGCGGTCTGACCGCTCCCGACGCCCCGGCCACCGCGCGACGTGGCCGGGGCGCGGGTGCGGGCCGCTAGTCGCGGCTGAGGGCGACCTCCTCCAGGTCCAGCTCGTGCATGACGCGGCTCAGGACCTCGTCGTCGATGCGCCGCTCGTCCCGCATCCGCACGAAGACGCGGCGCTCGGCCATGAGCATCTCCCGCCGCAGGCGCCGGTACGTCGCCGTCGGCACCTCCTCGCCCTCCGGGCCCGTCCCGCCCCCGAGCCGCTCCCAGGCGCGCAGCTGCCGGTGCTCGGCGAGCTGCCGGAGCCGCTCCACCACCGACGCGTCGAGCCGCTCCTCGGCGTTCAGCTCCTCCAGGCGCTCCAGCGCGGCCTGCGCGGCGGCGTGCTGCGCACCCGCCAGGGCGACGGTGTCGGCGTAGCGCTCCCGGTCCCCGCCGATGCGGAGCGCGCGGATCAGCGCGGGGAACGTCAGCCCCTGGACCAGCAGCGTCCCGAGGACGGTGGTGAACGTCAGGAACAGGATCAGGTCGCGGCCCGGGAACGGCCGGTCGCCCGAGGCGACGAACGGGACCGCGAAGGCGGCGGCGAGCGAGACCACCCCGCGCATCCCCGCCCACGACACCACGACCAGGCCGCGCCAGCCCACGTTCGGCAGCGCGCGCTCCCGCCGCGACAGCAGCCGCGGGACCTGGGAGGCGGGGAACACCCACACGAACCGGGCCGCGACCGTCACGGCGAACACCGCGGTCGCCCACCAGGCCAGCTCCTGCCAGCTCCGCCCCGACAGCTCGTCGACGATCGGGGGCAGTTGCAGGCCGATCAGCAGGAAGACCACCGACTCCAGGAGGAAGACCATGACCTTCCAGAAGGAGTGCCCGATCAGCCGGGTCACCGCGGCGGACTGGGTCTCCCGGTTGCCCAGGTAGAGCCCGCTGACCACCACGGCGATCACCCCGGAGGCGTGCACGCTCTCGGCGATGAGGTAGGCGGCGAACGGCGCCACCAGCGCGACGCCGTTCTCCACCAGCGGGTCGTTCAGCCGGGTCCGCAGCCAGTGCAGCGGCGGCCCGAGCAGCAGCCCGACCGCCGCGCCCACGACGGCGGCGAACAGGAAGCGCCCCACGCCGTCCAGGAGGGTGAACCCCGCGCCCGTCGCCGCGATCAGCGCCACCCGGAACGCGGTCAGCGCCGTCGCGTCGTTGAACAGGCTCTCCCCGACCAGGACCGTCACCGTCCGGCGCGGCAGGCCGAGGCGCTGCGCGATGCTCACCGCGGCGACCGCGTCCGGCGGCGCCACGATCGCGCCGAGCACGAACGCCGCGGCCAGCGGCAGATCGGGAACGATCAGGTGCGCGACGTATCCCACGGCGAAGGTCGTGAACAGTACCAGCCCGACCGACAGCAGGCCGATGGACCAGACGTTCTGGCGCAGGTTCGTGAACGAGCTGTTCCACGCCGCGGAGAACAGCAGCGGCGGCAGGAACACGAACAGCACGAACTCGGGATCGAGTTCGAACTCCGGCATGCCGGGGACGAAGGAGAAGGCGAGCCCCGCGATCACCAGGACCAGCGGAGCGGACAGGCCGATGCGGCGCGCCCCCGCGGCCACCATGAGTGCGCCGACCGGTATGGCCAGCAGCCAGAGTGCGTGCGTCGTTCCCACCGCCGAATCATGCCATGACCGGGCGGGACCGGCGTCGCGAGGGCGGCGGGGCAGCAGCGGTGAGGGAGGGGCGGCCGGCGGGCGCGGTCAGCGGGCGTGGTGGTCGCGGGGCGTCTGCTTGGCGAACGTCAGGAAGTCGCGGGCGGCGGGCGGCAGCCGGCGGTGCGCGTGCACGAGGCCGATCATGCGGGTGAGCGGCGGCATGAACGAGCGGACCGTCACCCCTTCGGTGTCGTCGAGCTGGTTGCGGTACCAGAGTAAGGAGCCCCGGCCCGCGCGGACCCAGCCGAGCCAGGCGCCGCGCTCGTCGGACTCCACCGCGGCGACCGGCCGCGCGCCGATCCGCCGCAGCATCGTGTCGATCTCCGCGCGGCGGGCGCTGCCGCGGGCGGGCAGGACGAGCCGCATCCCGTCCAGCGCGGCCGGCGGCACCGGCTCGCGGACCTTCAGCGCGGGCGGGGAGATCAGCACCACCTCGCGCTGCTCGAACGGGTGCGCGGTCATGTCGCCGGGGACGGGCAGGTCGGTCAGCGCCAGGTCGGCGCGGCCCCCGCGCAGCACCGCCGAGATCTGGTCGCGGTCGGCGCAGCGCACCACCCGGATCCGCACGGCCGGCTGGTCGCGCGCGAAGCGGGGGATGAGCCCGCCGGTCAGCTCCGGTTCCAGCGACGCGGTGACGGCGATGCGCAGCTCCGCGCCGCGCCCGTCGGCCCGCGTGACCGCCAGCCCCTCGATCGCGTCGACCGCGTCCAGCGCCGCCCGGGCCTGCCGGACGACCTGCTCCCCGACGGGGGTGAGGACGACGCCGCGGCCCGACCGGGCGAACAGCTCCAGGCCGAGCTCGCGCTCCAGTTCGCGCACTGCCCGCGACAGCGCGGGCTGGGCCACGTAGAGGGCTTGGGCCGCCGACGTCATCGTGCCATGGTCGGCGGTCGCCACGACATAGCGCAGCTGCCGCAGATTCATGCACCGACCGTATGCCAACGAACCGCTCCGGTCCTGGACATAGCCGGATTCGGACCGGGAATCAGTGGACCGGTCCGGTGATCAGCCCCCGGTCTCGGGCGAGGCCCTGCCGGCGTGCTCGGCCGGGACGGTCTCCGGCTCGGGCTGCAGCTGCGGCGCGCCGACCCCGCACTGGCGCCGGCATTCCGGCTCGACCGGTTCCCCGGACGGCGTGCGCAGCGCGTCGTCGCCGACGGTGAGGAAGGACAGCACGGCCCCCGCCGCCAGGAGCGCGGCACACGTGATCATCGCCAGCCGGAACCCGTGCGAGAAGACGGCGGGATTGTCGAAGGCGTCGCCCGTCAGCCCCGCCAGCGGCGGGATCGCCGCCACCGCCAGCAGCCCGGCGGCGCGCGCCACCGCGTTGTTGACGCCGCTGGCCACCCCCGCGTGGCGGACGTCCGCGGTGGCGAGGACCGTGGCGGTCAGCGGCGCGACCACCGCCGCCAGGCCCAGCCCGAACACCACCACGGCTGGCAGGACGTCCCGGACGTAGGAGGCGTTCGCGCCGATCCGGCCCACCAGGAGCATCCCGAGGGCCGCCACCACCAGCCCGACGGTCATCGGCAGCCGCGGGCCGATCTTCTGCGCGAGCGCGCCCGCCCGCGCCGACAGCAGCAGCATCAGCACGGTGACCGGCAGCAGCGCGGTCCCGGCCGCGATGGGCGAGAACCCGGTGACGACCTGGAGGTTCAGGACGAACAGGAAGAACATCACGCCCATCCCGCCGTACATGATGAACGTGACGACGTTGACGGCCGAGAACTGCCGCGAGGCGAACACGTCCAGCGGCAGCATCGGCTGCGTCGCCTTCTCGGCCGCGCGCGCCCGGCGCCCGCGCAGGCGTTCGAGCAGCACGAACGCGACGGCGGCCGCCAGGCCCGCGATCGCGGCGGCGGCGATGACGGGCGCGGGCGCGCCCCCGCCCGGCGCCTCGGTCAGCGCGTACGTCGTCCCCGCCAGGGCCAGCGCCGCCAGGGCCGCGCCGGACACGTCGAAGCGTCCGTGGGCCCGCGGGTCGACGCTCTCCGGGACGTGCCGGACCGCGACCAGCACCACGACGGCGGCGAGCGGCACGTTCAGCAGGAACACCCACCGCCATCCGGCCGCCTCCACCAGCCAGCCGCCCACGAACGGGCCGATCGCGCCGGCGACGCCGCCGAGTCCCGACCAGGCGCCGACCGCGCGCGGGCGGTCGTCGGCCGCGAACGACGCCTGGATGATCGCCAGCGAGCCCGGGGTGAGCAGCGCCCCGCCCACGCCCTGCAGCGCCCGCGCGACGACCAGCGTCCCGACGTTCGGCGCCACGCCGCACAGCACCGAGGCGACCGCGAACCACACCACGCCGACGAGGAAGATCCTGCGGCGCCCGAACCGGTCCCCGAGGGAGCCGCCCAGCAGGATGAACCCCGCGAGCGTGAGCGTGTAGGCGTTCACCGTCCACTGCAGCCCGGCCATGTCGGCGTTCAGGTCGCGGGCGAGCCGGGGCAGCGCCACGTTCACGACGGTGGAGTCGAGGAACGCCACGCTCGACCCGAGCACCGTCGCCAGCAGGATCCAGCGCCCGGGGCCGGTGCCCAGTCGGACGTCCGGCATCAGACGATCAGCTGGTCGACGAAGCACCAGCGCCAGTCCTCGCCCGGCTCGAACGACCGGACGACCGGGTGCCGTTCCTTGTCGAAGTGCGCGCTGGCGTGCCGTCTGGGCGAGGAGTCGCAGCATCCGACATGCCCGCAGCTCAGGCAGAGCCGCAGGTGGACCCAGCGTGTGCCCTCGCGAAGGCAGTCCTCGCACCCCTGGGGGGTGTTCGGGGACGGATCCTCCGCCGGGAGGGACTGCACGTGCTCACATGTGGCCATACCTGAATCGTGCCACGGCCGTGGTAACCGGATTACCAATGATCGGGGCTGAACGGCTCGTCCTCGGGACGAGCGGACCCCGACAGCAGCCGCAGGTCCGACTCGACCATCATGGTCACCAGCCCCTCGAAGGTCACCTCGGGCTCCCACCCCAGCTGCTCGCGGGCCTTCTTCGGGTCGGCGCACAGCAGGTCGACCTCGGCCGGGCGCGTGTACTTGGCGTCCAGGACGACGTGGTCCTGCCAGTCCAGGCCCGCGGTGCGGAACGCGAACTCCACCAGTTCCCGCACCGACTGGGTCTGGCCGGTCCCGATGACGTAGTCCTCCGGGGAGTCCTGCGCCAGCATCATGCGCATCGCGCGGGCGTAGTCGCCCGCGTAGCCCCAGTCGCGGCGGGCGTCCAGGTTGCCGAGACGCAGCTCGGTGGCCAGGCCCAGCTTGATGCGGGCGGCGCCCAGCGACACCTTCCGCGTCACGAACTCGGCGCCCCGGCGCGGCGACTCGTGGTTGAACAGGATCCCGCTCACCGCGAACATCCCGTAGGACTCGCGGTAGTTCTGCGTGATGTAGTGCCCGTAGCTCTTCGCCACCCCGTAGGGGCTGCGCGGATGGAACGGGGTCTTCTCGTTCTGCGGCGTCTCGCGCACCATCCCGA encodes:
- a CDS encoding LysR family transcriptional regulator, producing MNLRQLRYVVATADHGTMTSAAQALYVAQPALSRAVRELERELGLELFARSGRGVVLTPVGEQVVRQARAALDAVDAIEGLAVTRADGRGAELRIAVTASLEPELTGGLIPRFARDQPAVRIRVVRCADRDQISAVLRGGRADLALTDLPVPGDMTAHPFEQREVVLISPPALKVREPVPPAALDGMRLVLPARGSARRAEIDTMLRRIGARPVAAVESDERGAWLGWVRAGRGSLLWYRNQLDDTEGVTVRSFMPPLTRMIGLVHAHRRLPPAARDFLTFAKQTPRDHHAR
- a CDS encoding MFS transporter, which gives rise to MPDVRLGTGPGRWILLATVLGSSVAFLDSTVVNVALPRLARDLNADMAGLQWTVNAYTLTLAGFILLGGSLGDRFGRRRIFLVGVVWFAVASVLCGVAPNVGTLVVARALQGVGGALLTPGSLAIIQASFAADDRPRAVGAWSGLGGVAGAIGPFVGGWLVEAAGWRWVFLLNVPLAAVVVLVAVRHVPESVDPRAHGRFDVSGAALAALALAGTTYALTEAPGGGAPAPVIAAAAIAGLAAAVAFVLLERLRGRRARAAEKATQPMLPLDVFASRQFSAVNVVTFIMYGGMGVMFFLFVLNLQVVTGFSPIAAGTALLPVTVLMLLLSARAGALAQKIGPRLPMTVGLVVAALGMLLVGRIGANASYVRDVLPAVVVFGLGLAAVVAPLTATVLATADVRHAGVASGVNNAVARAAGLLAVAAIPPLAGLTGDAFDNPAVFSHGFRLAMITCAALLAAGAVLSFLTVGDDALRTPSGEPVEPECRRQCGVGAPQLQPEPETVPAEHAGRASPETGG
- a CDS encoding Na+/H+ antiporter, with the protein product MGTTHALWLLAIPVGALMVAAGARRIGLSAPLVLVIAGLAFSFVPGMPEFELDPEFVLFVFLPPLLFSAAWNSSFTNLRQNVWSIGLLSVGLVLFTTFAVGYVAHLIVPDLPLAAAFVLGAIVAPPDAVAAVSIAQRLGLPRRTVTVLVGESLFNDATALTAFRVALIAATGAGFTLLDGVGRFLFAAVVGAAVGLLLGPPLHWLRTRLNDPLVENGVALVAPFAAYLIAESVHASGVIAVVVSGLYLGNRETQSAAVTRLIGHSFWKVMVFLLESVVFLLIGLQLPPIVDELSGRSWQELAWWATAVFAVTVAARFVWVFPASQVPRLLSRRERALPNVGWRGLVVVSWAGMRGVVSLAAAFAVPFVASGDRPFPGRDLILFLTFTTVLGTLLVQGLTFPALIRALRIGGDRERYADTVALAGAQHAAAQAALERLEELNAEERLDASVVERLRQLAEHRQLRAWERLGGGTGPEGEEVPTATYRRLRREMLMAERRVFVRMRDERRIDDEVLSRVMHELDLEEVALSRD
- a CDS encoding GDP-mannose 4,6-dehydratase gives rise to the protein MSRRALITGITGQDGSYLAEHLLELGYEVWGLVRGQANPHVSRLRKHIGDVQITTGDLLDQGSLISAVERVRPDEVYNLGAISYVPMSWQQAELTAEVTGMGVLRMLEAIRVVSGISPSRTPGDGQIRFYQASSSEMFGMVRETPQNEKTPFHPRSPYGVAKSYGHYITQNYRESYGMFAVSGILFNHESPRRGAEFVTRKVSLGAARIKLGLATELRLGNLDARRDWGYAGDYARAMRMMLAQDSPEDYVIGTGQTQSVRELVEFAFRTAGLDWQDHVVLDAKYTRPAEVDLLCADPKKAREQLGWEPEVTFEGLVTMMVESDLRLLSGSARPEDEPFSPDHW
- a CDS encoding ubiquitin carboxyl-terminal hydrolase 14; this encodes MATCEHVQSLPAEDPSPNTPQGCEDCLREGTRWVHLRLCLSCGHVGCCDSSPRRHASAHFDKERHPVVRSFEPGEDWRWCFVDQLIV